From the genome of Pungitius pungitius chromosome 21, fPunPun2.1, whole genome shotgun sequence, one region includes:
- the tmem106a gene encoding transmembrane protein 106A — translation METVRTLNNLPPYGAISRQAADNCPTCRGIGRIPRGHDQLVAVIPCNDVRLRPRRTKLYVCISMVVCLFLCCLILFFLFPRSVTLAPVSVLSVMVYFTPDAVDMEVTNLINVTNENFVPVQIVEFSVQGLISRAVVGTSKVTNMTTMRGRSQDSYTFKIDLPVTDQGLITYCRSNTIKIHTLFLELQMKMNISYLSHTEQLSLDTFEYIDCGTNSTIPHPVR, via the exons ATGGAGACCGTGAGAACACTGAATAATCTCCCTCCGTACGGCGCCATCAGCAGACAAGCGGCGGACAACTGCCCCACGTGCCGAGGCATCGGGAGGATTCCCAGAG GCCACGACCAGCTGGTGGCCGTGATACCGTGTAACGATGTGAGGCTGAGACCCAGGCGCAC GAAGCTGTACGTGTGCATCTCCATGGTGGTGTGTCTCTTCCTGTGCTGCCtgatcctcttcttcctcttcccccggAGCGTCACCCTGGCGCCCGTGTCCGTGCTGTCCGTCATGGTGTACTTCACCCCGGACGCCGTCGACATGGAGGTCACC aaTCTCATCAACGTCACCAACGAGAACTTCGTCCCGGTTCAGATCGTGGAGTTCAGCGTTCAGGGTCTGATCTCCAGGGCCGTGGTGGGGACGTCCAAGGTCACCAACATGACCACCATGCGAGGCCGCTCGCAGGACTCG TACACCTTCAAAATTGACCTGCCTGTTACCGATCAAGGCCTGAT CACCTACTGCAGGTCGAACACCATCAAGATTCACACCTTATTTCTGGAGCTGCA GATGAAGATGAACATTTCCTATCTCTCTCACACCGAGCAGCTGTCTCTGGACACCTTTGAGTACATTGACTGTGGCACCAATTCAACAATCCCTCATCCCGTGAGATGA
- the arl4d gene encoding ADP-ribosylation factor-like protein 4D gives MGNQLTDIAPNTSFLPNFQSLHVVVIGLDSAGKTSLLYRLKLKEFVKTIPTKGFNTEKIKVAVGASRTINFQVWDVGGQEKLRPLWKSYTRRTDGMVFVVDSTEPERMEEAKVELHKITRTSENQGVPVLILANKQDQASASPAGEMEKLLAVHELSAHTLHHVQGCSAVDGRGLQPGLERLYEMILKRKKMVKHNKNRKR, from the coding sequence ATGGGGAACCAGCTGACCGATATTGCTCCCAACACGTCCTTTCTGCCAAACTTCCAGTCCCTGCACGTGGTGGTCATCGGGCTGGACTCGGCCGGCAAAACCTCCCTGCTCTACCGGCTCAAGCTGAAGGAGTTTGTGAAGACCATCCCCACCAAGGGCTTCAACACGGAGAAGATCAAGGTGGCCGTCGGGGCCTCCAGGACCATCAACTTCCAGGTGTGGGACGTGGGCGGCCAGGAGAAGCTGCGCCCCCTGTGGAAGTCCTACACCCGGCGGACGGACGGGATGGTGTTCGTGGTGGACTCCACCGAGCCGGAGCGGATGGAGGAGGCCAAGGTGGAGCTCCACAAGATCACGCGCACCTCGGAGAACCAGGGGGTTCCCGTGCTCATCCTGGCCAACAAGCAGGACCAGGCGTCGGCCTCGCCCGCGGGCGAGATGGAGAAGCTGCTCGCCGTCCACGAACTGAGCGCCCACACGCTGCACCACGTGCAGGGCTGCAGCGCCGTGGACGGCCGCGGGCTGCAGCCGGGCCTGGAGAGACTCTACGAGATGATACtcaagaggaagaagatggtGAAGCACAACAAGAACAGAAAGAGATGA